One part of the Marinobacter sp. MDS2 genome encodes these proteins:
- a CDS encoding BolA family protein, with the protein MDAAQVTELVKEALPDCEVQVQVDGNHYMVVAVGDVFEGLPTIKRQQMINKVLFQHIMDGTIHALHPKAFTPSEWAARQANG; encoded by the coding sequence ATGGACGCCGCCCAGGTTACCGAACTTGTTAAAGAGGCCCTGCCTGATTGTGAGGTTCAGGTACAAGTCGATGGCAACCACTACATGGTCGTTGCAGTGGGTGACGTATTCGAAGGCCTGCCTACCATTAAAAGACAGCAGATGATCAACAAGGTACTGTTCCAGCACATCATGGACGGCACCATTCACGCTCTTCACCCGAAAGCCTTTACTCCGAGCGAGTGGGCTGCGCGGCAGGCCAACGGCTAA
- a CDS encoding phospholipid-binding protein MlaC, producing the protein MLSFKRKLFVIVALLMMVAGQAWAGVEDELEQYVSDNTQMLVQKLNAEKGLFEKDPEAFYQSMEDALTDFVDFRRIAARVMGRYARQTTPEQRDEFVAKFKRSLFDSYAKALVTADDFTIEVREAEILPQNENRASVQLVVITASGNRYPVTYSMYKNKEDRWLMENVIVEGVNIGLAFRDRFAQEMEENRGQVQVVIDGWTDSVKSLNLEEDVNAS; encoded by the coding sequence ATGTTAAGTTTCAAGCGAAAGCTGTTTGTTATTGTTGCGCTGTTGATGATGGTTGCAGGTCAGGCCTGGGCCGGTGTAGAGGACGAGCTGGAACAATATGTCAGCGACAACACCCAAATGTTGGTACAGAAGCTGAACGCGGAAAAAGGCCTGTTTGAAAAAGATCCGGAAGCCTTTTACCAGAGCATGGAAGACGCGTTGACCGATTTTGTGGATTTTCGACGGATAGCCGCCCGAGTTATGGGCCGTTACGCGCGCCAGACCACCCCTGAGCAGCGGGACGAGTTTGTTGCCAAGTTCAAGCGCAGTTTGTTTGATAGCTATGCCAAAGCATTGGTGACCGCCGATGATTTCACCATCGAAGTGCGGGAAGCAGAGATTCTGCCGCAAAACGAAAACCGCGCATCGGTGCAGTTGGTAGTGATTACGGCCTCGGGCAATCGCTACCCCGTGACCTACTCGATGTACAAGAACAAAGAAGACCGCTGGTTGATGGAAAACGTGATTGTTGAAGGCGTCAACATCGGTTTGGCCTTCCGTGACCGTTTTGCTCAGGAAATGGAAGAGAATCGCGGCCAGGTTCAGGTTGTGATTGACGGTTGGACTGATTCGGTCAAATCGTTGAACCTGGAAGAGGACGTGAATGCCTCATGA
- a CDS encoding ABC transporter ATP-binding protein codes for MESSAYITLKDVVFSRSGRRIFDGITLDIPVGKITAIMGPSGTGKTTLLRVIGGQLKPDSGQVMVAGHEVPKLKRKELYRLREKMGMLFQSGALFTDISVFENVAFPLRVHTALPEDMIRDIVLMKLEAVGLRGARDLMPSELSGGMTRRVALARSIALDPELIMYDEPFAGQDPIAMGVLVKLIRDLNSSMGLTSVLVSHDVPESLSICHYACIIADGKVIGTGTPEELRNHPSELVQQFLSGQPDGPVPFHYPANKPVDDFGIKGVSI; via the coding sequence ATGGAGTCATCTGCATACATTACGCTAAAGGATGTGGTGTTTTCCCGCTCCGGACGGCGCATCTTTGATGGCATTACCCTGGATATTCCCGTGGGTAAGATTACCGCCATTATGGGCCCTAGTGGCACCGGCAAGACCACGCTGCTCAGGGTGATCGGTGGTCAACTGAAACCGGATTCCGGTCAGGTTATGGTGGCCGGTCACGAGGTTCCGAAGCTTAAGCGGAAGGAGCTGTACCGTCTGCGCGAAAAGATGGGCATGCTCTTTCAGAGTGGCGCTTTGTTCACCGACATCAGTGTGTTCGAGAACGTAGCCTTCCCGCTGCGCGTGCATACCGCTCTGCCGGAAGACATGATTCGCGACATCGTGTTGATGAAGCTGGAAGCGGTCGGGCTCCGAGGTGCGCGTGATCTGATGCCCTCCGAGCTTTCGGGTGGCATGACCCGCCGAGTGGCTTTGGCTCGAAGTATTGCACTGGATCCCGAACTGATCATGTACGACGAACCCTTTGCCGGGCAGGATCCGATCGCGATGGGTGTGTTGGTCAAGTTGATCCGGGATCTCAATAGCTCGATGGGGCTGACCAGCGTACTGGTGTCTCACGATGTGCCGGAATCCCTGAGCATCTGCCATTACGCGTGCATTATTGCCGATGGCAAGGTGATTGGTACCGGCACACCGGAAGAGTTGCGGAATCACCCGTCTGAACTCGTGCAACAGTTCTTGAGTGGCCAGCCCGACGGTCCGGTACCTTTCCATTATCCGGCGAACAAGCCTGTTGATGACTTCGGTATCAAAGGAGTGTCGATATGA
- a CDS encoding KpsF/GutQ family sugar-phosphate isomerase, whose product MTDSNTSSSRDYRNSAVRAIQIERDAIEALEHRINGDFTRACDIIMACKGRVVVTGMGKSGHIGNKIAATLASTGTPSFFVHPGEASHGDLGMITPQDVVIAISNSGSTSEVVTILPLIRRMGAPLISMTGNPDSLLAKEAAANLDVSVAIEACPLGLAPTSSTTATLVMGDALAVALLEARGFSAEDFAFSHPGGRLGRRLLLRVSDIMHAGDKVPRVLESTTLSGALLEITRKGLGMTTVVNDAGELTGIFTDGDLRRTLDKSVDVHTTAINQVMTRNGKTILADQLAADALNIMEELKINALPVTDTDGNLVGAINMHDLLRAGVI is encoded by the coding sequence ATGACAGATTCAAACACTTCAAGTTCCCGGGATTACCGCAACTCCGCCGTTCGGGCCATCCAGATTGAACGGGATGCAATCGAAGCACTTGAACACCGTATCAACGGCGACTTCACCCGTGCCTGCGACATCATCATGGCCTGCAAAGGCCGGGTCGTGGTGACGGGCATGGGCAAATCCGGCCACATCGGAAACAAAATTGCGGCAACACTGGCCAGCACCGGCACACCTTCATTCTTTGTGCATCCGGGCGAAGCCAGTCATGGCGACCTTGGCATGATCACCCCGCAGGACGTTGTCATCGCCATTTCCAACAGCGGCAGCACCAGCGAAGTGGTGACCATTCTACCTTTAATTCGAAGAATGGGCGCGCCACTGATCAGCATGACGGGCAATCCCGACTCATTGCTGGCAAAAGAAGCCGCAGCCAACCTGGACGTGAGCGTTGCCATTGAAGCCTGCCCGCTCGGGCTCGCCCCAACCTCCAGCACGACCGCTACGCTCGTGATGGGCGATGCATTGGCCGTGGCATTGCTGGAAGCCCGCGGGTTCAGCGCGGAGGACTTTGCTTTCTCGCATCCGGGCGGTCGATTGGGGCGTCGCTTACTACTGCGCGTTTCCGACATCATGCACGCAGGCGACAAGGTGCCACGGGTACTTGAAAGCACCACCCTCAGCGGTGCACTTCTGGAGATAACCCGTAAAGGCCTGGGCATGACCACGGTGGTGAACGACGCCGGCGAATTGACGGGCATTTTTACCGACGGCGACCTGCGCCGAACGCTGGACAAATCGGTTGATGTACACACGACCGCCATCAACCAGGTGATGACCCGCAACGGCAAAACCATTCTGGCCGACCAGCTGGCCGCCGACGCGCTCAATATTATGGAAGAGCTAAAGATCAACGCCCTGCCGGTAACCGATACTGACGGCAATCTGGTGGGCGCCATCAACATGCACGACTTGTTGCGGGCGGGGGTTATCTGA
- the mlaE gene encoding lipid asymmetry maintenance ABC transporter permease subunit MlaE, protein MMDYVAGFGRRSMEVVGSLGRATQFLFGVLVGVPKPATGFPLLVKQLYAVGVLSLAIVVVSGLFIGMVLALQGYTILSDYGSEAAIGQMIALTLVRELGPVVTALLFAGRAGSALTAEIGLMKATEQLSSMEMMGVDPLRRVIAPRLWAGFIAMPILAMIFSVVGIWGGMLVGVDWLGVFEGSFWGNMQSSVDFLDDVLNGVVKSVVFGFVCAWIAVYQGYDCVPTSAGISSATTKTVVYSSLAVLGLDFVLTAVMFGDF, encoded by the coding sequence ATGATGGATTATGTAGCGGGCTTTGGTCGAAGAAGTATGGAAGTGGTGGGCTCTTTGGGCCGTGCGACTCAATTTCTGTTCGGCGTGCTTGTGGGGGTGCCCAAACCTGCGACAGGTTTTCCGCTTCTGGTGAAACAGCTGTATGCGGTCGGTGTGCTTTCGCTTGCCATCGTAGTGGTTTCTGGCTTGTTTATTGGCATGGTGCTGGCCCTGCAGGGCTATACCATTCTCAGTGATTATGGCTCGGAAGCGGCGATTGGTCAGATGATTGCGCTCACCTTGGTGCGCGAGCTGGGGCCAGTGGTAACAGCGCTTCTGTTTGCCGGTCGTGCGGGCTCAGCATTGACCGCGGAAATCGGATTGATGAAGGCCACCGAGCAACTGTCCAGCATGGAGATGATGGGGGTTGATCCCTTGCGACGGGTGATTGCACCCCGTTTGTGGGCCGGGTTCATCGCAATGCCGATACTGGCGATGATCTTCTCGGTTGTCGGTATCTGGGGTGGCATGCTGGTAGGTGTGGACTGGCTGGGAGTATTTGAAGGTTCCTTCTGGGGCAACATGCAGTCATCGGTCGATTTTCTCGATGACGTGCTTAACGGCGTTGTTAAAAGTGTGGTTTTCGGTTTCGTGTGTGCCTGGATAGCCGTGTATCAAGGGTATGATTGTGTGCCTACGTCTGCAGGCATCAGTTCTGCGACGACCAAAACGGTTGTGTATTCATCACTGGCGGTGCTCGGCCTCGATTTTGTGCTGACCGCTGTCATGTTTGGCGATTTCTAA
- the mlaD gene encoding outer membrane lipid asymmetry maintenance protein MlaD, with amino-acid sequence MVQRTTEIVVGFFMIAGLAALLFLALQVSGLSPKSASSTYTIYANFNDVGGLTPRGKVSMAGVTVGSIESISLDKNTFQARVAMAIQSDVDTIPADSAAVIRTSGLLGEQYIDISIGGDMESLSEGDTFYSTQSAMNLERLISNFASGR; translated from the coding sequence ATGGTGCAGAGAACAACGGAAATAGTGGTAGGTTTCTTCATGATCGCCGGGCTGGCAGCGTTGCTGTTTTTGGCGTTGCAAGTGAGTGGGTTGTCGCCCAAGTCGGCGTCGTCGACGTATACAATCTACGCGAACTTTAACGATGTGGGGGGGCTGACTCCGCGCGGCAAGGTATCGATGGCCGGCGTGACCGTGGGGTCCATCGAGTCCATCAGTCTCGATAAGAACACGTTTCAGGCCAGGGTAGCCATGGCCATTCAGTCGGATGTGGATACCATTCCGGCAGACAGTGCGGCAGTGATTCGGACTTCCGGGCTGTTAGGGGAACAATACATTGATATTTCGATTGGTGGAGATATGGAGTCGTTGAGCGAGGGTGACACGTTTTATTCCACCCAGTCTGCGATGAATCTGGAAAGATTGATCAGCAACTTTGCCTCTGGCCGCTGA
- a CDS encoding lipid asymmetry maintenance protein MlaB, with amino-acid sequence MSSSRPVVKLEGSVLSVTGKVDANTVIELRKQGENLVGSATGALRVDLAQLDTAHSVVLSMLMCWQRLAQSKQVALSFEGASDRLQSLAALSNLDAHLPGFSPHS; translated from the coding sequence ATGAGCAGCTCTCGCCCGGTCGTTAAGCTGGAAGGTTCGGTGTTGAGTGTTACCGGCAAGGTAGACGCGAACACCGTGATTGAGTTGCGCAAGCAAGGCGAAAATCTCGTTGGCTCGGCCACGGGGGCATTGAGGGTTGATCTCGCGCAGCTGGATACGGCCCACAGTGTGGTGTTGTCTATGCTGATGTGCTGGCAACGGTTGGCCCAATCCAAACAGGTGGCGCTCTCTTTTGAGGGTGCCAGTGACCGCTTACAGTCGTTGGCGGCATTGAGTAACCTGGATGCCCATCTGCCCGGATTTTCCCCACATAGCTGA
- the lptC gene encoding LPS export ABC transporter periplasmic protein LptC, which produces MIARLFSPGKGKAWARTLALGGTIAATLFLMWQSDEPPGSQDNAKELRGPDEPDGFIVQAEYRTWDAQGNPKIRLTSPRIEQFESQNLAAMEQPRATLHGEGDPVPWNIEADQGSLLQNEGLVNLHGNVVIHRQLSGADTTFKTDELTLNNTEGTVYTDQPVTITEPHGTTKATGMKAWLDDRILELNSQVEGHYDPIR; this is translated from the coding sequence GTGATCGCGCGTTTGTTCAGTCCCGGAAAAGGCAAAGCCTGGGCCCGAACCCTGGCTTTAGGCGGAACCATTGCGGCCACCTTATTTCTCATGTGGCAAAGCGATGAGCCGCCGGGTAGCCAGGATAATGCCAAGGAACTGCGCGGCCCGGACGAACCGGACGGATTTATCGTTCAGGCCGAATACCGAACCTGGGACGCTCAGGGCAATCCGAAAATCCGGCTGACCAGCCCGCGCATTGAACAGTTCGAAAGCCAAAACCTGGCTGCCATGGAACAACCCCGGGCAACCCTGCACGGTGAAGGCGACCCGGTGCCGTGGAATATTGAAGCGGATCAAGGTAGCCTTCTGCAAAATGAGGGTCTGGTCAATCTGCACGGTAACGTGGTGATCCATCGCCAGTTAAGCGGCGCTGACACCACCTTCAAAACCGACGAACTAACCCTCAACAACACCGAGGGTACCGTGTACACCGACCAACCGGTGACCATCACCGAACCGCACGGAACCACAAAGGCAACGGGCATGAAAGCCTGGCTAGACGACCGAATTCTGGAACTCAATTCCCAAGTGGAAGGGCATTATGATCCCATCAGGTAA
- a CDS encoding HAD family hydrolase, protein MPELTPPMSQHWSDELRAKAAAIKLVAFDVDGIMSDGKLYFSASGDELKTFNILDGLGLKQLMNAGITVAVITGRRSPLTEKRMSDLGITHLMQGREDKKVALQELVANMDISPEQIAYMGDDLPDLPALQFAGLGITVPNGYWLVRQHADYCTTIAGGSGAVREASDLILWSQDRLAATLEPYVSAES, encoded by the coding sequence ATGCCAGAACTGACACCCCCCATGAGCCAGCACTGGAGTGACGAGCTTCGCGCCAAAGCCGCCGCCATCAAACTCGTGGCCTTTGATGTAGACGGTATTATGAGTGACGGAAAACTCTACTTCAGTGCCAGCGGCGACGAACTGAAAACGTTCAACATTCTGGACGGATTGGGGCTCAAGCAACTGATGAACGCGGGCATCACCGTTGCCGTGATTACCGGCAGACGCTCGCCACTGACCGAAAAACGCATGAGCGACCTGGGTATCACGCACCTCATGCAAGGCCGGGAAGACAAAAAGGTGGCCCTGCAGGAACTGGTGGCCAACATGGACATCAGCCCCGAGCAAATCGCTTACATGGGCGACGACCTGCCTGACCTCCCTGCCCTGCAATTCGCCGGCCTGGGCATTACCGTACCGAACGGGTATTGGCTGGTCAGGCAGCACGCGGATTATTGCACCACCATTGCCGGCGGCAGTGGTGCCGTGAGAGAAGCCAGCGATTTGATTCTCTGGTCCCAAGACCGGCTTGCGGCAACCCTTGAACCCTATGTGAGCGCCGAATCGTGA